In Haladaptatus cibarius D43, the sequence GAGTTCGACATTCAACCCGGCGCGGACATGAAAGCCGCCATCGAGGTGGCCGAACGAACCGGGAGCGACGTTGCGCTGGTAGACCGCGACATTCAGATGACCATCCAGCGGTTCTGGGCGCGGATGACCTTCCGCGAGAAGATGCGGATGGTCGGCAGTCTCGCCCTCGGTGTCACAGACCCGATTACCCTCGGGATAGTCGGCGGAGCGATGGCTGGCGTCTTCTTCGCCATGATTTTCGGTCTGTTCGTCGCGCCGATTCTCGGCCTCAGTGAGGCGCTAACACTCGGCGCGGGAGCGGGCGCGTTCCAACTCGTCGGTTCGCTTGCGAGCGGAACGGTTGCGGGACTCGTCCTCGGTTCCCTCGTCCTCTCGTTCGGCCTGACGAGACGGTACGAAATCGCCCTCGGCGGCGGACTTCTGCTCGGGATTACCGGCGGAATTGCGCTCGGGACAGGACTCATCGCAGCGAGCTCGGTTCCCGTCCTCGACGTGGGAATCCTCGAAACCATCGGTTCGGTTTCGATTCGCCTGTTCTCGTCCCTCGTCGTCGGCGTCGGAGCAGGACTCATCCTCGGACTCGCCGGCGGTGTCGTCGTCGGTAGCGGTACGGTCGCGGAAGACGAGTTGGACGAGGAGTTCGACATCGAAGACCTCACCGATGGGGACGTCGTAACCGCGATGATGGAGGAGTTCCGTCGTTTCTCGCCCGGCGGGGCGGAAGCCCTCATCGACGAGCGTGACGCCTTCATCGCACACCGACTCGTTGCGCTTCGAGAGGCAGGCCACCACGTCGTCGCTGTCGTTGGCGCGGGCCACCAAGCCGGAATCGAGGGCTATCTCCGAAATCCGAGCAGCCTGCCGCCGATGGAGTCGTTGGTGGGCACCGAATCGGGACGCCGGTTTTCTTTCTTCAAAATATTCGGCTACCTCGTCACCGTCGTCTTCCTCGCCTTCTTCATCTTGTTGGCGATGGCAGGCGTTCGTAACGAGTTCCTCATCAAGGTGTTCGCCGCGTGGTTCCTGTTCAACGGCATCTTCTCGTTCTCGCTGGCGAAACTCGCGGGCGCTCACTGGGTAAGCGCCCTCGTCGGCGGGGCAATCGCGTGGCTGACGAGCATCAACCCGCTTCTCGCACCGGGGTGGTTCGCGGGTTACATGGAACTCAAATACACCACCGTGAACGTCGCGGACATCGCCCAACTGAACGAAATCATGAGCGACGAGGAAAGCCCGCTCGCGGACATCATGTCCCGGATGCTGGACGTGCCCCTGTTCCGGCTTATCGCCGTCGTCGCCATGACGAACATCGGGAGCATGATTGCGACCTTCCTCTTTCCGTTCGTCGTCCTCCCGATTCTCGGTCCCGAAATCGGCGGCGTGGAGGAAATCACCCGACTCATGGTACAGGGCGCACAAAATAGCGCGGACATCATCTGGGAGACACTAACATGAACGTTCGATTTAGCACACACGAAATTCGTGACCTGCTCATCGCGTGGGTCGCACTTGGTATCGCATTCGCCCTGTTTCTCCAGCCGAGTCTGGTGCAATCGTTGCTGCAACCCGGCGGCGGCGCTTCGCCCGGAACGTTCGTCAGGGCGCTCGGTATTTCGCTTCTCACGGCGGGTGTCGGATTCCTTCTGCACGAACTCGCGCACAAGGTGGTAGCAATTCGGTTCGGCCAAGTCGCGGAGTTCCGCGCCGATTACGGCATGCTGTTTCTCGCCATCGCCAGCGCGCTCGCTGGGTTCCTGTTCGCCGCGCCCGGCGCGGTGTACCACCGCGGGATGGCGACGGAGCGGGAGAACGGACTCATCGCGCTGGCTGGCCCGGTGACGAACGTCGTGCTCGGTGCCGTGTTCTTCCCGATTTACTTTTTGACACAGGATAGTAGCACGTTCATCGCCCTCGTCGGCCACCTCGGCGTGCAGATTAACTTCCTGCTCGCGGGATTCAACATGCTTCCGTGGGGGCCGCTCGACGGAAAGAAAGTCCAGAGTTGGAGTACAATCGTCTTCGTCGGAACGTTCGTTCCGTTTGCCGTTCTCGCGGTGTTCGCGCTGTTCGGCATGGGATTCCCGCGGTTCTGACTTTTCGCAGATCGGGATTTCAGAACGGCACACCTTTACTCACCCAGTGCGCGGATTCCACCATGAGCGAGGAGGCGGAACGCGATGAGGAGAAACGCGAGGAGGAAGCGGAACTGACCTACGCGGATGCGGGTGTCGACATCGATGCCAGCGAAGCGGCGACGGCGGCCCTCGTCGGCGCAGTCTCGGACATCGACAACACGACCGACTACGCAGGCTTGCTCGACATCGGCGACCAGTATCTCGCGCTGGCGACCGACGGCGTCGGGACGAAACTGCTCGTCGCGGAAGCGTTGGGAGACTACTCGACCGTCGGCATCGACTGCATCGCCATGAACGCGAACGACCTCGTGGCGAGCGGCGTCGAACCCGTCGCCTTCGTGGACTATTTGGCAGTAGACGAACCGAGCGAGGAGTTCTCGAAACAGGTCGGCGAAGGACTGTCCGCAGGAGCAAACGAAGCGAACATGGCTCTCGTCGGCGGAGAAACCGCGGTCATGCCCGACGTGATTTCCGGCCTCGACCTCGCGGGTGCCTGCGCCGGACTCGCACCGAAAGACGCCATCTTCCCCGGGGAGGCGGAAGTCGGCGACGTGCTGGTCGGCTTCGAATCCAGCGGCGTCCACTCCAATGGCCTGACGCTGGCCCGAAAGGCGGCGACGAAAAATCACGACTACACGGACGACTTCCCGCTTGGCGAGGGGACTGTTGGCGAACGGCTCCTCGAACCGACGCGCCTCTACACCTATCTCCTTCCCGAACTCCGCGCACGTGACGTTCACGCTGCGGCCCACGTTACCGGCGGCGGATGGACGAACCTCCTTCGAATGGGCGACTATCGCTACGAAATCACCGACCCCTTCCCGGCACAGTCCGTTTTCGAGTTCATCCAATCGGAGGGCAACGTCTCGGACGAGGAGATGCACCGAACCTTCAACATGGGAACCGGGTTCGTCGTCGCCCTGCCCGAGTCGGAAGCCGAATCGTTGGCCGAAGAAACTGACGGGGAAATTATCGGGACGGTTTCGCAGGGCGAAACCGTCGAAATCCGTGGCCTGAGTCTGGAATAGCTGATACCGGTTTTTACCGACTTTGATGTGGCCGAACGATTCCGACTCCATCGTCGCCGAGTATATAGAAATTTTATTATTGTTTTAAATCTACAATAACATTATACTATTCCAACTTGTTCCGTCTCACATGGCCCTCCAAGAAGTGCACATTTCGAGAGGTCGGTGTCCGAAGGCCGACGGAACGGCGAAAAACCACACGCTCCGGACTGGTTCTGCGGTGCGAGTCGAAGGGGAGGAAGCACGGCAGATAATCTGGGCAAAATGCGAGTGTGGCTGGTGTGACATTCGGCGCGTGCAGACGGAGTCGGTCGAGTATCTGAACGACTGAGACGCAGAAAACTTATTCTCGGTGAGAGGACATTCGGCAGTATGACTGATTGGAATCGTCGTTCGATTCTCGCGGTGGTTGGCGCTGTTGTTTCGACTGCCGGGTGTGTGAGTGACCTCGGTGGAAAGACAACTACGACACCACCCCAGACTGAACCGACCCAAACCGCAACCACCACGAAAGCGACGAGCGAAACAACAACTGAAGAAACGACGCTGGGCGACTGGTGGGTCAAAGCGTCGAAGGAACCGAATCCGGATCACTCCATTTCTCTGTGGAATCGCGGTGACGAACAGCAGACCGTCCGTGTCCGTGTCGTCAGGAGAGCGACCGACGAAACGGTTTTCGACGAGCGTTATGACATCGGGTGCGGTGGCGTTCGCCGGACGCTGTACAATCTAAAAGACGCGAATCCGGAGGGTGTCGAAGGTTTCAGTATCTGTGCCGAGTTCGTCGAATCGGCAGGAACGCGAACGACGACCGGGAATCAGTCGGAAACGAAACAGACGACAGCCAGCGACTCGGACGCGACCGAATCACAGTCGCGGGGTTGCGTTTCGATTAGTACGAACGAATGCTATGGCGACGTGGATCTCATTATCACCGAGGAGGGTTCCATCGACGCGACCTACGCTATCTGTTAAATTCGAAATTCGCGGCGATACTCCGAATACGCCGTTTCGAATACCGCGAGCGCGACGAACAGCACCGTCAAACTGGCCAGTGCGTAGAGAGCAGGAACAACCACAGCCAGCGGAATCAGCAGACTCGAAGCGACCGCCGCAATCGTGCGCGGGACGCTGATACTGCCGTGGTCACGGTATCGATAGGCGTTGTGTCCGGTGAGATAGAGCGTTCCGCCGCCACAGAGCGCGACGGCGGGGATAAGGCGAAGCGGGTCGCTCACGTGTGCGAGCGTCTGCTCGATGCCGAGGGCGATGAAAACGATGCCGCCAATCATCAGCAAGTGGATGTAGCTGTACGAATCCCGCGCCAACACCGCGCGCTCGTGGCCGTGCGTCGAGGCGAGTCGCCGTTCGGCGGCGAGCGTGATGTAGTCGAAATACAGCCACCACAGCGTTGCGATGAGGACGAATCCAGAAAAGACGGCGAGGACGCCGTCCGCGTCGAGAGTGAGATTGGTCGCGCCGACGCCAATCGCCACGATTGACTCGCCCAATGCGATGATGATGATGAGTCAGTGGCGCTCCACGAAGTGGCTGGCTCGGACGTAAAACCCCTCGACGCCGCGGAAGCGCGCGACACCGTAATCCACGACGATGGCGAGAATCCACAGAACGCTTTCCAGTGGATTTCCAACGAATCCAGCCAGGACGAGAAGCAGAGGCGCACCCAAAAATCCGGCTGCAAGTCGAAGCACTGCGTCTCGCGTTTCCGGTGGCGTGATAAGACCGTAGAGCATATCAATGGATAGGTCACTCGTGATGCGTCGCTGCTGTCATGCTATCAAAACACAATCAAAAAAAAGAAACTGTAACCGAAACCGCGACACCCGTGCTTCGAATTACGACAGTCGCGCCGTAATGTCGGCCTCGGTGACGATACCGACGGTTTCGCCTTCTTGGGTTACCATCACTGCCTTGTAGTGGTCGAGCAGATTGCTGAGTTCGTTCAACGTTGCCGACTTCGAAACGGTCGGGAAACTCTCGCTCATGAACTCGCGGACATCTTCGTCCCGCGCGTCTTCATCGACGTGAACGAGGTCGCTTTCACTGATGGAGCCGACGGGGACACCGTCTTTGATGACCGCGAGTTGGGAGTAGCCCGCGTCCTGCATCTTCTTTACCGCCGCGCTGACCGGGTCGGTCGGCGCAACGTGAACCACGTCTTCGTGCATCAGGTCGCTCGCCCGGACGATGTCGCCCTCGGACTCCTCCAACGCGTTGACGATTCGCCGGAGCGTCGAGAGTCGAGGGTCAACATCGCCGCCTTCGATTCGGGCGATGAGCGGCTGTGAGACGCCTGCCCGGTTCGCCAATTCGCTTTGAGTCAGACCGAGGTCGGTTCTGCGTTCCCGGAGGTCTTGGGGTGTCGGGAGTTCCATACGCCGAATTACTACCGGTTATGCGATAAATCGTTCGACTATTCGGCGGCACCGAAGTCGATGTCGTCTTCGTCCTCGAACTCGATGGTTTCGACCACCGAAAGCGGGACGTCGCGGAGCGCGCCGCCGATTTCGCTTTTGGCGATTCGTTGGGCGTGTTCCTCGCTGTCGGCGTTGAACACTTTCATTTCGAGGACGAGGCCGACGAGTGCGGTGTGGGCCGCGATGAACGCCGAATCGAACGGTTCGCCACAGGCCGGACATCCCGTCGCGCCGACTTCGACTTCGACGTAGTCCATGTTCTTCTGGTTCAGTCGTTTGCCCGCTTCGCTGACCGCAACGCCGATTGCGTCGTCGATGTCGCCGACGTCGCGTACCAACCATGCCGCTTCCATCGCAACGAGATAATTGCTCATACGTCATCCGAGACGCCGGAGGGTTTCGTGTCTTTTGGTTTCCCGGTCGAAATCGGCGTCACTGCTGGTTTTCGAAGTTACAGATCTTTCGTCATCTCGACACAGGCGAGTTCGACGCCACCCGTCGTCTCGTGAGAAATCGTCTCGACCCGCTCGTATCCAGCCTGTTCGTAGAAGGGAACGGCGTTCAGCGAAGCGCGGAGCGAGAGCGAGTCGATGTTTTTCGCCACCGCCTTCGATTCGAGGTGGGAGAGCAGTGCAGAGCCGACCCCGTCGCGGCCGAAGTCGGGGTGAACGTACACGGCATCGACGACGGCGTTTCCGTAGTCGAGACGGCCAAATCCGGCGATTTGGCCGTCTACCTCCGCGACGACGATGTGTTCGAACTCGTTCCGTACCGATTCCCGGTACGGCGCACTCCCGAGCGGTTTGGTCGCCCACGCTTCGACCTGTTCGTTACGATAGCGTTCGGAGCCGAATTCTCGAATCGAGGCGACGTGAAGGTCGAGAATCGATTTCGCGTCGGCTTCGGTGGCGGGACGAATCGACGGCATA encodes:
- a CDS encoding TraB/GumN family protein, producing the protein MTEQDPPPSLDGEGSVRVVGTAHVSAKSVERVEEAVEEEQPDTVAVELDEGRYRQMQGEMADDLDPSDLLHGNTVFQFLAYWMLSYVQARMGEEFDIQPGADMKAAIEVAERTGSDVALVDRDIQMTIQRFWARMTFREKMRMVGSLALGVTDPITLGIVGGAMAGVFFAMIFGLFVAPILGLSEALTLGAGAGAFQLVGSLASGTVAGLVLGSLVLSFGLTRRYEIALGGGLLLGITGGIALGTGLIAASSVPVLDVGILETIGSVSIRLFSSLVVGVGAGLILGLAGGVVVGSGTVAEDELDEEFDIEDLTDGDVVTAMMEEFRRFSPGGAEALIDERDAFIAHRLVALREAGHHVVAVVGAGHQAGIEGYLRNPSSLPPMESLVGTESGRRFSFFKIFGYLVTVVFLAFFILLAMAGVRNEFLIKVFAAWFLFNGIFSFSLAKLAGAHWVSALVGGAIAWLTSINPLLAPGWFAGYMELKYTTVNVADIAQLNEIMSDEESPLADIMSRMLDVPLFRLIAVVAMTNIGSMIATFLFPFVVLPILGPEIGGVEEITRLMVQGAQNSADIIWETLT
- a CDS encoding zinc metalloprotease, which translates into the protein MNVRFSTHEIRDLLIAWVALGIAFALFLQPSLVQSLLQPGGGASPGTFVRALGISLLTAGVGFLLHELAHKVVAIRFGQVAEFRADYGMLFLAIASALAGFLFAAPGAVYHRGMATERENGLIALAGPVTNVVLGAVFFPIYFLTQDSSTFIALVGHLGVQINFLLAGFNMLPWGPLDGKKVQSWSTIVFVGTFVPFAVLAVFALFGMGFPRF
- the purM gene encoding phosphoribosylformylglycinamidine cyclo-ligase; amino-acid sequence: MSEEAERDEEKREEEAELTYADAGVDIDASEAATAALVGAVSDIDNTTDYAGLLDIGDQYLALATDGVGTKLLVAEALGDYSTVGIDCIAMNANDLVASGVEPVAFVDYLAVDEPSEEFSKQVGEGLSAGANEANMALVGGETAVMPDVISGLDLAGACAGLAPKDAIFPGEAEVGDVLVGFESSGVHSNGLTLARKAATKNHDYTDDFPLGEGTVGERLLEPTRLYTYLLPELRARDVHAAAHVTGGGWTNLLRMGDYRYEITDPFPAQSVFEFIQSEGNVSDEEMHRTFNMGTGFVVALPESEAESLAEETDGEIIGTVSQGETVEIRGLSLE
- a CDS encoding CBS domain-containing protein codes for the protein MELPTPQDLRERRTDLGLTQSELANRAGVSQPLIARIEGGDVDPRLSTLRRIVNALEESEGDIVRASDLMHEDVVHVAPTDPVSAAVKKMQDAGYSQLAVIKDGVPVGSISESDLVHVDEDARDEDVREFMSESFPTVSKSATLNELSNLLDHYKAVMVTQEGETVGIVTEADITARLS
- a CDS encoding DUF555 domain-containing protein, with protein sequence MSNYLVAMEAAWLVRDVGDIDDAIGVAVSEAGKRLNQKNMDYVEVEVGATGCPACGEPFDSAFIAAHTALVGLVLEMKVFNADSEEHAQRIAKSEIGGALRDVPLSVVETIEFEDEDDIDFGAAE
- a CDS encoding GNAT family N-acetyltransferase; translated protein: MAAVSVAMPSIRPATEADAKSILDLHVASIREFGSERYRNEQVEAWATKPLGSAPYRESVRNEFEHIVVAEVDGQIAGFGRLDYGNAVVDAVYVHPDFGRDGVGSALLSHLESKAVAKNIDSLSLRASLNAVPFYEQAGYERVETISHETTGGVELACVEMTKDL